One genomic window of Daphnia pulex isolate KAP4 chromosome 10, ASM2113471v1 includes the following:
- the LOC124205230 gene encoding rRNA N6-adenosine-methyltransferase ZCCHC4-like, whose translation MKHNQCDNGFRDSVQIKLDFLGERPSCDHGPMLLFEKSSNVDKRFFACSAYRDRKLCSAYVLETDWKNDKEKEPKESQLLSTSRKLDYIRENILDKPDSSVEYKSYCHSCGELFVHDEKHVNHQITKRISEDLLKKPSQFLDPLDHSKKEAQYFFSENSINVILGLLQDAKVNHVLCIACPTIFERLRNDGSKKCLMLDLDIRFRQFYGPQEYLLYNMFNHHFFNGIEGFSIYEQFLKEAKNNLAVVMDPPFGGKVEIIAHTLRKIDGEYKRLNGVKSSEISNFWIFPYFMESQILNKLPNFAMLDYKIEYTNHSQFQKGPKGRKQGSPVRIFTNVNLQKLKLPASEGYRYCGLCKKWISPENKHCSSCNSCTSKDGRTYVHCVKCQRCVKPTWIHCVKCNRCALAEHPCMLFQERTKEVANLKKIKTDSFSIAKSTTKWTVTEHRNT comes from the exons ATGAAACACAATCAATGTGACAACGGGTTTAGAGATTCAGTTCAGATTAAGCTTGATTTTTTAGGGGAACGGCCTTCTTGTGACCATG GACCGATGttactatttgaaaaaagttcaaatgtggacaaaagattttttgcatgTTCGGCATATCGAGATCGAAAGTTGTGTTCTGCCTATGTTTTGGAAACAGATTGGAAGAACGATAAGGAAAAGGAGCCAAAGGAAAGTCAACTTCTCTCAACTTCAAGGAAACTAGACTACATcagggaaaacattttggacAAACCAGATTCGTCTGTGGAGTATAAAAGCTATTGTCACTCATGTGGggaactttttgttcatgacgAAAAACATGTTAATCACCAAATTACAAAAAGAATCTCAGAAGATCTACTAAAAAAACCTTCTCAG tttTTAGATCCATTAGATCACTCCAAAAAGGAAGCACAgtattttttctctgaaaaCTCCATAAATGTAATATTAGGGTTGCTTCAAGATGCAAAAGTTAATCATGTACTCTGCATTGCTTGCCCAACAATCTTTGAAAGACTGAGAAATGATGGTTCCAAGAAATGTTTGATGCTTGACCTTGATATTCGATTT CGTCAATTTTATGGTCCCCAAGAATATTTACTTTACAACATGTTCAATCACCACTTTTTCAATGGTATTGAAGGGTTTTCCATTTATGAACAGTTTTTGAAAGaagctaaaaataatttggctGTGGTAATGGACCCACCGTTTGGAGGTAAAGTGGAAATTATCGCGCACACCTTGCGAAAAATTGACGGCGAGTACAAACGTCTGAATGGAGTAAAGTCTTCTGAGATCTCCA ATTTTTGGATATTTCCCTATTTCATGGAGTCTCAAATTCTTAATAAATTACCAAATTTTGCTATGCTCGACTACAAAATCGAGTACACCAATCACAGCCAATTTCAGAAAG GTCCTAAAGGGAGAAAGCAAGGATCTCCTGTCCGAATATTTACAAACGTCAACTTGCAGAAACTTAAGTTACCTGCCAGTGAAGGATATCGCTACTGTGGTCTTTGTAAAAAATGGATAAGTCCCGAAAACAAACATTGCTCGAGCTGTAATTCGTGTACATCTAAG GATGGAAGGACCTATGTACATTGCGTCAAATGCCAAAGATGCGTGAAACCCACTTGGATTCACTGTGTGAAATGCAACAGATGCGCTTTAGCAGAACATCCGTGTATGCTGTTTCAAGAGCGAACCAAAGAAGTAGCTAATCTTAAG AAAATAAAGACGGACAGTTTTTCTATTGCGAAATCCACAACCAAATGGACCGTGACCGAGCATAGAAATACATAA
- the LOC124205227 gene encoding protein PTCD3 homolog, mitochondrial-like, producing the protein MMSCPNLNSLIVQHLFKNGRFHSVWKSGRPVVTNNRHSFSSEAKEIVIPKYIPRGPTDILEALASTVKRDPTGPHYKFHDDPYLIPASNHAKRTYALAQEAGRKAASWIKQEHADLFNQRNAEPFIEAFSPVEKLTESTPMTEDLLKKYIRTSQVANAIHVYGKLDSSEIRSATKQSFLEFISFYNEEDQLSEELIEERWFRSGVKGMRDQVKSTWKSNGLAERIFSGLDTKTPEAYHALICGMVKHGQAVGAWEHYNQMLADGFQPDLMTYNSILKISGIIREDGEYIISLIDDILTSMAHAGIKPDVRSLNAALQSISRMPITRVAREKASRLMSDFKSIGVKPSLGTYTSLLKIFCRDKGPRSNILIDIVRRIENEMPPIQDVEDVTFFSEAMKNCNYHLDDVQLAKRLHSLLSSSQNQVFIGDSYKESVYYRSFLLLLSRAEGPEAFMEMYRHLVPHIYTPEQNVFENVIKSISSSSAIQYVPELWSDARYFELSERDSVLEALLEALTCGSGPDPTIVIDKNDVDPVLATARAIMSHVNQVIKTAEEKDRTISLRWTGSMLGNLMKLFLQYGDLDSADEVMIKVNQLKNQLSSYFPLATLNIFIEKCIERQNSATALMAIDYAAEMGYENVTTMAQRISEQLKLDEKQQQKLSSILSNAPAPSEAS; encoded by the exons ATGATGTCTTGCCCGAacttaaattcattaattgtGCAGCATTTATTTAAGAATGGGAG atttcatTCTGTATGGAAATCTGGTCGACCGGTAGTCACGAATAACAGACATTCTTTTAGTTCTGAGGCAAAAGAGATTGTAATACCTAAATATATTCCGCGGGGTCCCACAGACATATTAGag GCTTTGGCATCAACGGTTAAGAGAGACCCTACTGGTCCTCATTACAAGTTCCATGATGATCCATATTTGATTCCTGCATCAAATCATGCCAAGCGTACTTATGCACTGGCACAGGAAGCAGGAAGGAAAGCTGCCAGTTGGATCAAACAGGAACATGCCGATTTGTTTAATCAAAGAAATGCAGAGCCTTTTATTGAAGCCTTTTCCCCAGTTGAAAAGCTTACCGAAAGTACTCCAATGACAGAAGACTTGTTAAAGAAGTATATTAGAACCTCACAAGTTGCAAATGCTATCCATGTCTATGGAAAGCTTGATTCATCAG aaattaGGTCAGCAACAAAGCAATCTTTTTTGGagtttatttccttttatAATGAAGAGGATCAATTAAGTGAAGAATTGATTGAAGAAAGATGGTTCAGAAGTGGGGTGAAAGGCATGAGGGACCAAGTAAAGAGTACATGGAA GAGCAATGGACTGGCAGAAAGAATTTTCAGTGGCTTGGACACAAAAACCCCAGAGGCTTATCATGCCCTGATTTGTGGAATGGTAAAGCACGGACAAGCTGTGGGTGCATGGGAGCATTATAATCAAATGCTAG CCGACGGTTTCCAACCGGATTTAATGACCTACAAtagtattttgaaaataagcGGAATCATCAGAGAAGATGGAGAATATATTATTTCATTGATTGAC GATATTCTTACAAGTATGGCTCATGCTGGAATAAAGCCAGACGTCCGTAGTTTGAATGCCGCTTTGCAGTCCATTTCTCGTATGCCAATAACCCGAGTAGCTCGTGAAAAGGCATCAAGATTGATGtcagatttcaagtctattggaGTTAAACCATCTTTAGGAACTTACACCTCCCTCCTCAAGATCTTCTGTCGAGATA AGGGTCCAAGGAGTAACATTCTTATAGACATTGTTCGCAGAATTGAAAACGAAATGCCACCAATCCAA GACGTAGAAGACGTCACTTTCTTTAGCGAGGCCATGAAAAATTGCAATTATCATTTAGACGACGTGCAATTGGCAAAAAGACTACACAGTCTTCTTTCCTCATCTCAGAACCAAGTTTTCATCGGAGATTCCTACAAGGAGTCTGTTTACTA TCGCAGCTTTCTGCTTCTTCTCAGCCGAGCTGAAGGTCCAGAAGCTTTTATGGAAATGTACCGTCATCTGGTCCCCCACATTTACACGCCCGAACAGAACGTGTTTGAG AATGTCATCAAATCCATATCCAGTTCCTCGGCCATCCAATATGTTCCCGAACTGTGGAGCGACGCCCGTTATTTTGAATTGTCTGAAAGGGATTCGGTTCTAGAGGCTCTTCTGGAGGCTTTGACTTGCGGTTCAGGACCGGACCCTACGATCGTTATAGATAAAAATGACGTCGATCCTGTTTTAGCTACAGCTAGAGCGATCATGTCCCACGTCAATCAAGTTATTAAAACAGCCGAAGAGAAGGATCGAACCATTTCTTTGCG GTGGACCGGATCGATGCTCGGCAATCTGATGAAACTTTTTCTCCAATACGGCGACTTGGACTCTGCGGATGAAGTCATGATTAAAGTCAACCAATTGAAGAATCAGTTGTCCTCCTACTTCCCGTTAGCAACGttaaacattttcattgagAAATGTATTGAGCGCCAGAATTCCGCAACGGCTTTG ATGGCGATTGACTACGCCGCCGAAATGGGATACGAAAACGTCACGACCATGGCGCAGAGAATCAGCGAACAATTAAAGCTCGACGAGAAGCAGCAACAGAAGCTTAGCAGCATCCTTAGTAACGCCCCCGCTCCATCAGAGGCATCTTAA
- the LOC124205233 gene encoding allatostatins-like, giving the protein MRPKNEMLFLSTALFLLVALLQSSQCTDVNNDSSVIEAVGGAGDSQAKAESLASTEDKLSSALTADGMATRARYFKSFGGNPTGDPNLNIYSFGLGKRTSRSYSINPYSFGLGKRAGNAKSYPQQIPYSFGLGKRNPTKYNFGLGKRPDRFGFGLGKRNLKDDDLDQWQNDEEYSQFDDTEEDIEGREDDSQEIMDVNKRSQMAAGQQQQQQQHQAFFPSHLQSAFYGGPFMSNLARANTHGFGKSRTFNQQAAAHDLPNLGKRLPVYNFGLGK; this is encoded by the exons ATGCGGCCGAAAAACGAAATGCTCTTCCTGTCGACCGCCTTGTTCCTGCTGGTGGCTCTCCTTCAGTCTTCCCAATGCACGGACGTTAACAACGATTCGTCGGTAATCGAAGCCGTGGGTGGTGCTGGTGACTCTCAGGCTAAAGCTGAGAGTCTTGCCTCCACCGAAGACAAGCTGTCTTCGGCTTTGACCGCTGATGGAATGGCTACACGAGCCCGCTACTTCAAATCCTTTGGCGGCAATCCTACCGGCGATCCCAATCTCAACATCTACTCCTTCGGACTTGGCAAACGGACAAGCAGAAGCTACTCGATCAATCCTTATTCTTTCGGACTGGGCAAACGAGCCGGCAATGCCAAGAGTTATCCGCAGCAAATTCCCTATTCGTTCGGACTGGGAAAGCGCAATCCTACCAAATACAACTTCGGATTGGGCAAACGACCCGACAG ATTCGGATTCGGACTGGGCAAACGCAACTTGAAAGACGACGATTTGGATCAGTGGCAGAACGACGAAGAATATTCGCAATTCGACGATACGGAGGAAGACATCGAAGGGAGAGAGGACGACTCTCAAGAGATCATGGATGTCAATAAACGATCTCAAATGGCAGCgggacaacaacagcagcaacaacaacaccaggCCTTTTTCCCCAGCCACTTGCAATCGGCTTTTTACGGCGGGCCCTTCATGTCCAATTTGGCGAGGGCGAATACTCACGGTTTCGGCAAGTCACGCACTTTTAATCAACAGGCTGCAGCACACGATCTTCCAAATCTCGGTAAACGGCTGCCAGTCTACAATTTCGGGCTGGGcaagtag
- the LOC124205237 gene encoding dnaJ homolog subfamily C member 9-like encodes MELTKLCAKYFDCCNLYDVLGADKATDGRKLKRAYFKRSLAFHPNSNSEKSETDEGFEKFKTLFKVYSILSDEERKRVYDKTGCVWLDEELMDNSFNWLGHWALTFKKANDSVINSFLNQYRGSMEETEDLKKLYSLYRGDVPKIMNMALFITAEDEVRIRDSIQFMSDQKHRSIKDIVKKPVKRNMVDDDGGKRKSKKVKKPSQGDLPLSTNL; translated from the exons ATGGAACTGACTAAGTTGTGTGCCAAATATTTCGATTGCTGCAATCTCTATGACGTTTTGGGTGCCGATAAAGCAACAGATGGAAGAAAAC TCAAAAGGGCCTATTTCAAGAGGTCTCTAGCATTCCATCCAAACAGCAACAgcgaaaaaagtgaaactgaTGAAGGTTTTGAGAAGTTTAAGACACTTTTTAAAGTATATTCCATTTTAagtgatgaagaaagaaaacgggtGTATGACAAGacag GTTGTGTGTGGTTAGATGAAGAACTGATGGATAACAGTTTCAACTGGTTAGGCCACTGGGCACTTACATTCAAGAAAGCAAATGATTCAGTTATCAACTCATTTTTGAATCAATACAGAGGATCAATGGAAGAAACTGAGGATCTGAAAAAACTTTATAGCCTTTATCGAGGAGATGTGCCAAAAATAATGAACATGGCTCTATTTATTACTGCTGAAGATGAAGTCAGGATTCGTGACAGTATACAGTTCATGAGTGATCAAAAACATCGCTCAATTAAAGATATTGTTAAAAAACCTGTTAAACGAAATATGGTCGACGATGATGGTGGcaagagaaaaagtaaaaaagttaaaaaacccTCTCAAGGGGATCTTCCCCTATCTACAAATTTGTga
- the LOC124205235 gene encoding dnaJ homolog subfamily C member 9-like, which produces MTSLTELCDKHFNCSSLYEVLGVEKDVDEAAVKRAYYKKSLKVHPDRVGEEDKENATEKFQTLGKVYSILSDKEKRKIYDETGCVDDDDFSKGDQNWEDYWRFLFKKVTEQDITEFENKYKGSEEETTDVKQLYERYEGDMDMIMSSVMCATADDEPRIREIIQKMVDNDEVTGYKAFTSESKKKQVARKKKADREAKMAEKMAEELGLKNDGSEDSLRALIQKRNTDRAASADNFFSALEAKYGGKASKERTTKTRKQKKESNDEDDSDSEEVMPKRGKKGMVGKK; this is translated from the exons ATGACAAGCTTAACTGAATTGTGTGATAAACATTTTAACTGCTCTTCTCTTTATGAAGTGTTGGGAGTAGAAAAAGATGTGGATGAAGCAGCAG tgAAAAGGGCTTACTACAAGAAGTCCCTAAAGGTTCATCCTGACAGAGTCGGCgaagaagacaaagaaaatgCAACAGAAAAGTTTCAAACTCTTGGTAAAGTCTACTCAATCTTGagtgacaaagaaaaaaggaagatatACGATGAAACAG GCTGTGTTGATGACGATGATTTTTCAAAGGGTGACCAGAATTGGGAAGACTATTGgaggtttcttttcaaaaaagtaaCAGAGCAAGATATTacagaatttgaaaataaatacaaaggctcagaagaagaaactacAGATGTTAAACAGCTTTATGAGCGTTACGAG GGAGATATGGACATGATCATGAGTTCAGTTATGTGTGCTACTGCCGATGATGAACCTAGAATACGAGAAATTATCCAGAAGATGGTTGACAACGATGAGGTTACTGGCTATAAAGCCTTTACTTCAGAATCCAAGAAAAAGCAAGTcgccaggaagaagaaggctgATCGCGAAGCTAAAATGGCAGAAAAAATGGCTGAAGAATTGGGACTGAAGAATGATGg AAGCGAAGACAGTCTTCGAGCTTTAATTCAGAAAAGGAACACGGACAGAGCCGCATCAGCTGACAATTTCTTCAGTGCTCTCGAGGCCAAGTACGGGGGTAAAGCGTCTAAAGAACGTACCACTAAAACGagaaagcaaaagaaagaaagcaacGATGAAGACGATTCGGATAGTGAGGAAGTCATGCCTAAACGTGGGAAGAAAGGAATGgttggaaagaaataa
- the LOC124205234 gene encoding ribonucleases P/MRP protein subunit POP1-like, whose translation MTDERNKMTQNVPSDLSVVRFSSVRAQEIVALTKMIENPQCTKLLFQKLPCHMRRRAMSHNPNRMPRTLREAHKAQMAKSGPATQPKRPRRKYRRRPSRLLEEYKKRSSKVSWLETHLWHAKRFHMVIKWGHRLPERSCARSHRFCYRSVAQHCLLMDISYLCCVEIQGPQDEIVRGLISLCDPKTGPTFGASTFLNGTREGRVIIFKRNQFSSGPIGLVTFLWCNTGNPDMRTLWIWSHPAFYQQFLCELNSIFESDSDLLCKPPGVKITLNKGKLNRFRLRGPFAHSVVSSLFDKETRSASSLSQSPGFVTSVEVRDPRMILAQTRIKASSSTVGNCELVGLSQSKLWDASVRDQITNMRTSLPDHVINNRRSELLVPGTELPVQPEEIPIPILIVNASHESSDFVPGCDVILPAGWATAFWLALIYSGGHAGGLKDAGSMNFEYGICRDLCLEIDSEAGKATAVDRKMNLMEEYFRRPPKTRTNFIKLATPFPFCVDWDRLTIDWIGQSESGFTVLRDKKLLSGLCQKNRIVLPEILLSQPYLVPVTVRVKHGSPQEFSMICLPGADDKVNSVINEPIHQDPCAKERKMLRQQHSSLLKSLAKKRKEFRDKDGTIGDFSSATAIAVHKEKTRSLWLPSSCNLKTSFARPIIGFVTQGDFGLSEGKGIGRGYIVIRAISQIPLSLVLVRNPGTNLYMWAEITME comes from the exons ATGACtgacgaaagaaacaaaatgacgCAAAATGTTCCTTCTGATTTATCAGTCGTTCGATTTTCTTCTGTTAGAGCCCAGGAAATTGTTGCTCTCACAAAAATGATAG AAAATCCACAATGCACCAaattactttttcaaaaactgcCATGTCATATGCGAAGAAGAGCAATGAGCCATAACCCAAACAGAATGCCAAGAACCTTAAGGGAAGCCCACAAGGCCCAA ATGGCAAAGAGTGGTCCAGCAACCCAGCCTAAGAGGCCTAGAAGGAAATATAGACGCAGACCAAGCAGATTGCTGGAAGAGTATAAAAAGCGATCTAGTAAAGTCTCTTGGCTAGAAACACACCTGTGGCATGCCAAAAG GTTTCACATGGTAATCAAGTGGGGACATCGTCTTCCTGAAAGATCTTGCGCTCGCAGTCACAGATTCTGCTACCGTTCAGTAGCTCAACATTGCCTGCTAATG GACATATCGTACTTGTGTTGCGTTGAAATTCAAGGTCCACAGGATGAGATCGTTCGAGGCCTTATCTCTCTCTGTGATCCTAAAACTGGCCCAACGTTTGGTGCGTCTACTTTCCTTAATGGCACTCGTGAAGGAAGAGTGATCATTTTCAAGCGAAATCAGTTTTCGAGCGGCCCCATCGGCTTGGTTACGTTTTTGTGGTGCAATACAGGGAATCCGGATATGCGAACCTTGTGGATATGGAGCCATCCAGCTTTCTACCAACAGTTTCTGTGTGAGCTGAATTCTATTTTCGAATCCGATTCCGACTTATTATGCAAGCCTCCTGGAGTCAAGATTACCTTAAACAAAGGAAAGCTAAATCGGTTCAGATTAAGAGGGCCCTTTGCACATTCAGTTGTATCGTCGTTATTCGACAAAGAAACTAGGAGCGCGTCAAGTTTATCACAATCACCTGGGTTTGTCACCAGTGTTGAAGTCAGAGATCCTCGAATGATACTCGCACAAACCCGAATCAAAGCGTCCAGTTCCACGGTAGGTAACTGTGAACTTGTAGGATTGAGCCAAAGTAAATTGTGGGATGCCAGCGTTCGAGATCAAATTACCAATATGCGAACAAGTTTACCCGATCACGTCATCAATAACCGTCGTAGTGAATTACTTGTTCCTGGCACCGAGTTACCCGTCCAGCCAGAAGAAATCCCCATTCCAATCCTCATTGTGAATGCATCTCACGAGAGCAGCG atTTTGTTCCTGGCTGTGACGTCATTTTGCCGGCTGGATGGGCTACAGCTTTCTGGCTTGCACTGATCTATAGTGGAGGGCACGCTGGAGGTTTGAAAGATGCGGGAAGCATGAATTTTGAATACGGAATTTGTCGGGATCTCTGCTTAGAAATCGACAGTGAAGCAGGAAAAGCCACTGCCGTTgacagaaaaatgaatttgatggaAGAATACTTTCGTAGACCACCTAAAACAAGAACCAACTTCATCAAATTAGCCACACCTTTTCCGTTCTGCGTCGATTGGGATCGCCTTACAATCGACTGGATCGGTCAGTCTGAGTCAGGTTTCACTGTATTACGTGACAAGAAGCTCCTAAGTGGATTGTGTCAAAAGAATAGGATTGTGCTACCCGAAATCTTATTATCTCAACCTTATTTAGTGCCCGTGACAGTTCGAGTTAAACACGGGTCACCTCAGGAATTTTCAATGATCTGTTTACCGGGAGCCGATGATAAAGTTAATTCAGTAATTAACGAGCCTATTCACCAAGATCCCTGCGCCAAAGAACGGAAAATGTTACGCCAACAGCACAGTTCCCTTCTGAAGAGTCTTgcgaaaaagaggaaagaattcCGGGATAAAGATGGAACCATTGGGGACTTCTCCAGCGCCACTGCAATTGCTGTTCACAAAGAAAAGACTCGCTCGTTATGGCTGCCTTCTTCCTGCAATTTAAAAACTTCATTCGCCAGGCCGATCATTGGATTTGTCACTCAAGGAGATTTCGGTCTTAGCGAAGGAAAAGGAATTGGTCGTGGATATATAGTCATTCGTGCCATTTCACAAATACCTTTGTCTCTTGTGTTGGTTCGAAATCCTGGAACTAATTTGTACATGTGGGCTGAAATTACAATGGAGTAA
- the LOC124205257 gene encoding histone H3: MARTKQTARKSTGGKAPRKQLATKAARKSAPATGGVKKPHRYRPGTVALREIRRYQKSTELLIRKLPFQRLVREIAQDFKTDLRFQSSAVMALQEASEAYLVGLFEDTNLCAIHAKRVTIMPKDIQLARRIRGERA, translated from the coding sequence ATGGCCCGTACCAAGCAGACCGCTCGTAAATCCACCGGTGGCAAGGCGCCCCGCAAACAGTTGGCCACCAAAGCCGCTCGCAAAAGTGCCCCGGCCACAGGAGGAGTCAAGAAACCCCATCGTTACCGTCCCGGCACCGTCGCCCTTCGTGAGATCCGTCGCTACCAAAAGTCGACCGAGCTTCTGATCCGCAAGTTGCCATTCCAGCGCTTGGTCAGAGAAATCGCCCAGGATTTCAAGACCGACTTGCGTTTCCAGAGCTCGGCCGTCATGGCTCTGCAGGAGGCCAGCGAGGCTTACTTGGTGGGTCTTTTCGAAGACACCAACTTGTGCGCCATTCACGCCAAGCGAGTCACCATCATGCCTAAAGACATCCAGCTCGCTCGCCGTATTCGTGGTGAACGTGCCTAA
- the LOC124205266 gene encoding histone H4 — MTGRGKGGKGLGKGGAKRHRKVLRDNIQGITKPAIRRLARRGGVKRISGLIYEETRGVLKVFLENVIRDAVTYTEHAKRKTVTAMDVVYALKRQGRTLYGFGG, encoded by the coding sequence atgactggTCGCGGCAAAGGAGGTAAAGGACTCGGCAAGGGAGGCGCCAAACGTCATCGCAAAGTTTTGCGTGACAACATCCAGGGAATCACCAAGCCGGCCATCCGTCGTCTTGCCCGTCGTGGTGGTGTCAAGCGAATCTCTGGTCTCATCTACGAGGAGACCCGTGGTGTGTTGAAGGTGTTCCTTGAGAACGTGATTCGTGACGCCGTCACCTACACTGAACACGCCAAGAGGAAGACGGTGACGGCCATGGACGTCGTCTACGCACTGAAACGCCAGGGCCGCACTCTGTACGGTTTCGGCGGTTAA
- the LOC124205261 gene encoding histone H2B.3 encodes MPPKVSGKAAKKAGKAQKNIAKGDKKKKRKRKESYAIYIYKVLKQVHPDTGISSKAMTIMNSFVNDIFERIAGESSRLAHYNKRSTITSREIQTAVRLLLPGELAKHAVSEGTKAVTKYTSTK; translated from the coding sequence ATGCCCCCCAAGGTTAGCGGAAAAGCTGCGAAGAAGGCCGGCAAGGCCCAGAAGAACATCGCCAAaggagacaagaagaagaagcgcaagagGAAGGAGAGCTACGCCATTTACATCTACAAAGTCTTGAAGCAGGTCCATCCCGACACTGGCATCTCCTCCAAAGCCATGACCATCATGAACAGCttcgtcaacgacattttcgagCGCATCGCTGGAGAGTCGTCCCGTCTTgcccactacaacaagcgGTCGACCATCACTAGCCGGGAAATCCAGACGGCCGTCCGTCTGCTCTTGCCCGGTGAGTTGGCCAAGCACGCCGTGTCTGAAGGCACCAAGGCAGTCACCAagtacaccagcaccaagtag
- the LOC124205258 gene encoding histone H2A, producing MSGRGKGGKVKGKSKTRSSRAGLQFPVGRIHRMLRKGSYAERVGAGAPVYLAAVMEYLAAEVLELAGNAARDNKKTRIIPRHLQLAIRNDEELNKLLSGVTIAQGGVLPNIQAVLLPKKTDKPAKA from the coding sequence ATGTCTGGCCGTGGCAAAGGAGGCAAAGTCAAGGGAAAGTCAAAGACCCGTTCCAGCAGGGCCGGACTTCAATTCCCCGTCGGTCGTATCCACCGAATGCTCCGCAAGGGATCGTACGCTGAGCGCGTCGGTGCCGGTGCTCCCGTCTACTTGGCTGCCGTCATGGAGTACTTGGCCGCTGAGGTCCTCGAGTTGGCCGGTAACGCCGCCCGTGACAACAAGAAGACCCGCATCATCCCTCGTCACTTGCAATTGGCCATCcgcaacgacgaagagttAAACAAACTTCTCTCCGGTGTCACCATCGCTCAGGGTGGTGTCTTGCCCAACATCCAGGCCGTTCTCTTGCCCAAGAAGACCGACAAACCCGCCAAGGCTTAA